One genomic segment of Tursiops truncatus isolate mTurTru1 chromosome 11, mTurTru1.mat.Y, whole genome shotgun sequence includes these proteins:
- the KLRD1 gene encoding natural killer cells antigen CD94 isoform X1: MNTGTTFHMAAFQTTPWRLISGVLGVMCLLLVAALGVLLKNPFTKQNVQPTFSPGPSTDLQEGSGCCTCREKWIGYQCSCYFLSSELKTWKDSRNFCVSQNSSLLQIQDRNELHFMNSISYYYWIGLSYSEEHHAWLWEDNSTVSQDLFPSFHPLIPKNCIIYGPSGEVLDTDCGSQYRYVCKQQLI; this comes from the exons ATGAACACTGGAACAACATTTCATATGGCAG CTTTTCAGACCACTCCATGGAGGCTGATTTCTGGGGTCTTAGGAGTAATGTGCCTTTTGTTGGTGGCTGCTTTGGGAGTTTTGTTGAAAAATC CATTTACTAAACAAAATGTTCAGCCGACATTCTCTCCAGGACCCTCCACAGATCTCCAGGAAG gaTCTGGCTGCTGTACTTGCCGAGAAAAGTGGATTGGCTACCAATGCAGCTGTTACTTCCTTTCTAGTGAATTAAAAACATGGAAAGACAGTAGAAATTTTTGTGTTTCTCAGAATTCCAGTCTACTTCAGATACAAGACAGAAATGAACTG CATTTTATGAACTCCATTTCCTATTATTACTGGATTGGACTCTCTTACAGTGAAGAACATCATGCCTGGTTGTGGGAGGATAATTCTACTGTCTCCCAAGATCT ATTTCCATCCTTTCACCCTCTAATTCCAAAGAACTGCATAATATATGGCCCAAGCGGAGAAGTTTTGGATACAGACTGTGGGAGTCAATATCGTTATGTCTGTAAGCAACAGCTTATTTAG
- the KLRD1 gene encoding natural killer cells antigen CD94 isoform X3: protein MNTGTTFHMAAFTKQNVQPTFSPGPSTDLQEGSGCCTCREKWIGYQCSCYFLSSELKTWKDSRNFCVSQNSSLLQIQDRNELHFMNSISYYYWIGLSYSEEHHAWLWEDNSTVSQDLFPSFHPLIPKNCIIYGPSGEVLDTDCGSQYRYVCKQQLI, encoded by the exons ATGAACACTGGAACAACATTTCATATGGCAG CATTTACTAAACAAAATGTTCAGCCGACATTCTCTCCAGGACCCTCCACAGATCTCCAGGAAG gaTCTGGCTGCTGTACTTGCCGAGAAAAGTGGATTGGCTACCAATGCAGCTGTTACTTCCTTTCTAGTGAATTAAAAACATGGAAAGACAGTAGAAATTTTTGTGTTTCTCAGAATTCCAGTCTACTTCAGATACAAGACAGAAATGAACTG CATTTTATGAACTCCATTTCCTATTATTACTGGATTGGACTCTCTTACAGTGAAGAACATCATGCCTGGTTGTGGGAGGATAATTCTACTGTCTCCCAAGATCT ATTTCCATCCTTTCACCCTCTAATTCCAAAGAACTGCATAATATATGGCCCAAGCGGAGAAGTTTTGGATACAGACTGTGGGAGTCAATATCGTTATGTCTGTAAGCAACAGCTTATTTAG
- the KLRD1 gene encoding natural killer cells antigen CD94 isoform X2, with protein MCLLLVAALGVLLKNPFTKQNVQPTFSPGPSTDLQEGSGCCTCREKWIGYQCSCYFLSSELKTWKDSRNFCVSQNSSLLQIQDRNELHFMNSISYYYWIGLSYSEEHHAWLWEDNSTVSQDLFPSFHPLIPKNCIIYGPSGEVLDTDCGSQYRYVCKQQLI; from the exons ATGTGCCTTTTGTTGGTGGCTGCTTTGGGAGTTTTGTTGAAAAATC CATTTACTAAACAAAATGTTCAGCCGACATTCTCTCCAGGACCCTCCACAGATCTCCAGGAAG gaTCTGGCTGCTGTACTTGCCGAGAAAAGTGGATTGGCTACCAATGCAGCTGTTACTTCCTTTCTAGTGAATTAAAAACATGGAAAGACAGTAGAAATTTTTGTGTTTCTCAGAATTCCAGTCTACTTCAGATACAAGACAGAAATGAACTG CATTTTATGAACTCCATTTCCTATTATTACTGGATTGGACTCTCTTACAGTGAAGAACATCATGCCTGGTTGTGGGAGGATAATTCTACTGTCTCCCAAGATCT ATTTCCATCCTTTCACCCTCTAATTCCAAAGAACTGCATAATATATGGCCCAAGCGGAGAAGTTTTGGATACAGACTGTGGGAGTCAATATCGTTATGTCTGTAAGCAACAGCTTATTTAG